agatccaaagaaattcaggaacaaatgagaaagaaagtaagtaagtgagatctatcagtctggaaaaggttataaagccatttctaaagctttgggactccagagaaccacagtgtgagccattatccacaaatggcgaaaacatggaacagtggtgaaccttcccaggagtggccggccgaccaaaattgccccaagagcacagcgacgactcatccaagaggtcacaaaagaccccacaacaacatccaaagaactgcaggcctcacttgcctcagttaaggtcagtgttcatgactccaccataagaaagagactgggcaaaaatggcctgcatggcagagttccaagatgaaaaccactgctgagcaaaaagaacattaaggctcgtctcatttttgccagaaaacatcttgatgatccccaagacttttgggaaaatactctgtggactgacgagacaaaaactgaactttttggaaggtgtgtgtcccattacatctggcgtaaaagtaacaccgcatttcagaaaaagagcatcataccaacagtaaaatatggtggtggtagtgtgatggtctggggctgttttgctgcttcaggacctggaagacttgctgtgataaatggaaccatgaattctgctgtctaccaaaaaatcctgaaggagaatgtccggccatctgttcgtgacctcaagctgaagcgaacttgggtttgcagcaggacaatgatccaaaacacaccagcaagtccacctctgaatggctgaagaaaaacaaaatgaagactttggagtggcctagtcaaagtcctgacctgaatcctattgagatgctgtggcatgaccttaaaaaggcagttcatgctcgaaaaccctccaatgtggctgaattacaacaattctgcaaagatgagtgggccaaaattcctccacagcgctgtaaaagactcattgcaagttatcgcaaacgcttgattgcagttgttgctgctaagggtggcccaaccagttattaggtttagggggcaatcactttttcacacagggccatgtaggtttggattttgttttcccttaataataacaaccttcatttaaaaactgcattttgtgtttacttgtgttatctttgactaatatttaaacttgtttgatgatctgaaacatttaagtgtgacaaacatgcaaaaaaataagaaatcaggaaggggcaaacactttttcacaccactgtgtgtgtgtatatatatatatatatatacacacacacacacatacatccacatatacatacgtgtgtgtgtatatatatatatacacacacagacacatacatacatatacacacacacatgtatgtatACAGatgtatgtttctcacccacacttatcatattacttctaaagatatggatttaaccactggagtcgcatggattactttaatactgtctttttgtgctttttgggccTTTGAATTTCTGGCcatcattaatttgcattgtatggacctacagggctgtaatattcttcaaaaaaaataatatatatatatatattaatttgtgttcagcagaagaaagaaagtcattcgcttctgggatggcataaaggtgagaaaatgattaaagaattttcctttttgggtgaactaaaattttatcaaaatatttacacagcaaaaaaaaaaaaaaaaaaatacattcttaaCCACTTTGTTATTACATGAAAATTAAAGAAATACATCTttcaatgacaaaaataaataaataaataattcccaCAACGTGAAGACGCTGACGAATGAAACTTGCCCAATCACAACTGACTACTTTACATACGCTTTGGTGATTTGCTCACGGAATGATTGACGTACTCATCAGCCACACGATTTTACTTTACCTAAGTGATGAAGTGAAGTTTACGTGTAGCCATTTAGCAGTAACGCTTTAGCTGGCGAAATGTCTTCTGTATTAAGGCACGCTATTAAATCCACTTCCTCTGGTAGGTGTGTTTTGCTGTATCAGAAATGTAGCTTTCGAAAACACGTATGCAATTGTTTTTGGACTTTGCATTGACCATGTTTGATTTTCAATGATGTATGCTGTATACATGTATTCATTAAGGAATTAGGACAAAGGTCAGCGGACCTCTAAGAGTATTGAAAGGTTTTCTGTATTTTAAATGCACTCCTGATTTCTTGAATGATTCCCTATTTTACATAAAGCACACTTTAAATATGGCAGACTCTCCATTTTCCCCCTCAACAGCTCTTTCCAGTAGTGGAAGTAAAAAGTAATACAACGTCCTTCAATGAGGGCAGAGTTTTTTTCACCCAAGGAAAATATAACACTATGTGATGTAGTGTAGTAAACTATTGGGCAAATAAATGCAATGCATTAATaacttgcattttgttttgttttttaaataattgccaTTTTTCTTTCAGGATTCTTATCACTGTTGCCTGGAACCTGCAATCATGGGAAAACATTTGCTTTGCCATACTTTGTATCTAAAAACAGATTTTCATCATCTACAAAAATTAAAGTGGACCTGGACAGCAATAATGGTAAGAATATTGATATATCATGTGCATTGAATAATGGGTTTATTGTATTTAACTTAACATTACTCTAAAATAAGCGTCCTGCTAAACTAAAGGTCTCAATCTTTTCTAAGGTGTTGCTGTAATGCATTTCCAGAGCCCTCCAGTCAACAGTCTCAGTCTGGGCTTTCTGACTGAGTTTGCCATAAGTTTAGAAAAACTTGAGCTGGACAGAAGCTGCAGGGGTGTGATCATAACTTCTGTAAGTGGCCAGAAAGATCTGAAGAAGCCTGCAGTAAGGTTGTTAAATAAGTCCAGTTTAGTTAGTATCTCCCGTATCACTGACAGTGCTTTTTATGTGTTAGACCCAGCCAAAGGTGTTTTCTGCTGGTCTAGATATTCTGGAAATGTATCAAAAGAACCCAGAACATTGTGCAGAATTCTGGAAGGCTGTACAGGAAATGTGGCTTAAGCTTTATGGATCCAACAAGGTCACCATTGCTGCTATCAATGTGAGTGGAATCCCATATTAAtcgaccactaatctgaatattccCCCCAATGTCTGTGGTGGCAATGACCATAGTTTATGGTAAAATTAATCAATGAATGAATGATGCAATTGTTCTGTTTTTAGGGCTCCAGTCCTGCAGGAGGCTGTTTATTGGCTATGTGTTGTGACTACAGAATAATGGCCAATAACCCCCATTATAGCATCGGCCTAAATGAAACACAGCTTGGCATTGTAGCACCTTTTTGGTGAGTAATGCCAATGTTTTCAGAATTCCTGTAATTGATACCACTGTATGGTAGGATGGTTCTGAACAGAGCTTTTATGGACCAGGTTTAAGGACACCATGACAAACACTGTGGGACATAGAGAAACCGAGAAGGGCCTTCAGCTCGGTATGTTGTACAATGCTCCTGAAGCCCTGAAGATTGGTCTGGTGGATCAACTTGTTCCTGAGGATAAAGTTCTCAGCACAGCCACTGAGACCATGACCAAATGGTTGGCCATCCCAGGTAAGAACTAGTAGTAAAAACCTACTCCAAAATATGACATTTCCCTTATCAGATTGAAGAACTGCCTGTTGTCTTTACCGTATTTTGTTTGTACATGAGGAAAAtgtacaatgtttgtttttttgcccacAGATCATGCCCGTCAGATAAGTAAGTCCATGATGAGAAAACCCACAATAGATAAACTTCTTGCAAACAGAGAAGCCGATACCAAAAACTTTGTCAATTTTATCACCAAAGACTCCATCCAGAAATCTATTGGCTTGTACTTGGAGATGCTGAAGAAGAGGAAGTCTTGATGAGCTGAACGAGTTAAAGTTGCATTAATGTGTGTCTTTGTGCACCTCATTGTGGTCTCTCTTGTATTAAAAGAGGTTATCTTGACAACTTCAGTCTTTGTAAATGAACTTTTTACCTCAAAATGGGATAACATCTCAGTTTTTAACAGCAAAAGCATGATAATTATTTGTGCGAgtaatttgctttttatttctcACCAAGAGTAGGACAGTGTCACATTTTGCCAAATGTTGACAAGAATTAGCCTACTAGTGTAAACAATATCAGTCAAAAGTGTGGACTCCCCTACagtacttattctttattattataactatCATCATCATTTCTCATaatccacattttagaataatagttaagtcGTCAAAAccataaaataacacaaatggaagtatgagaATTATGTAATGACCAAAAACAGTATAGGACTTGCCATGTATGCTTGTAACTTGTTGGCTGCTTTACCTTGAATATTTTGTCAGTTtttataaaaaactaaattttagttttataaagaaGTTTATACAAAGGCTCTGTTCatatttgtctgcaaaactaatttcaagcattttttaaatcaaaagatttttacaaTCATAAAACTAGTCATATGTCCAAACATTTAACTAGTGTATCTGCTGCGAGGGAACAACCTTGATCTTTCACAGAAGCTTGACCTCAACTGGAAAGTGATCACTCACTGCCAGGGCCTAGAAGAGACATGAATGGTTCAGACAGATGAAAACGCTAAACAATATCTCAGTTCTCCTTAGAGCTTCCTACGTTTAATGCTTAGGATAATACCACCAATGAGGCACAGATCGTCCTTATCCAGCTGTGACTCGATACCTGGGCTTGCATCAAGTTAAAGACGTGCAGATCCTGGGGAAAGTCCTCTCATCATGTCAGGGGAGGTGGCCACAATCCTTTTATCAAGAATATGAGTCATTAGTTAATGTGTTTTTTCTTATCCAACTAAATAGCAAGCATCTTGTGATGTCCCCATTACCTATCATAAGGGCAGTTGGTGTTTGTGACAGTTGTGTCTGCACTGTCAGGGATGAGCCAGCTGTAACTCTGGTCTATACGGAGTCTTATTTTCGACCAGTCTGCATTCAAAACAGCTACAGCCAGCATTGAAGTCTCCCATAAGTATGatattctgaaataaaataaaatgtgacaaattccCTAAATCATACTGtttgcacattattaaaataatcagTAATGTTCAAATTTATGTAAATTCACTTTTGAATAGCTGTGCATGTGTTGATGGCAATAGACTAGATCATACAGGACAGTATGCCTCAGTGAATAGTTACATTTGTGTTCTAACGTTGTCTGGTATCCAAGATGACATCATGCAGAGCATCAATTTCTTGCACAGCATGGGGATGTATGCTGGGGAATGAGGGCAAAGTTCTGGACAGCTATTAAAAAAGAGTACAGCAGAGGCTTTACGACacagtattttaaaaatattttcactttATATTTGAACAATGCTGTGATTTCCTCCAATAGTTTTTTACATGAGTGATTTTAGCCATACCTTGGTCTTGATGAGGGGAAAACTTTCTATTTCTTTTGGGCAAATAGTGCATGTGTAGGAGCTGTTAACCTCAGGGAAATGTCCCTTGGATTTAGCATAGGCTGTAAATTGCTGAATGGTGAGTTACCCACTGTGTTACCGCTAccattcttaaaataatttgaGACCTTCACCTGTATTAGAGGACAACATCACAACAAAGCGTTCTCTGATAAATGTATCAGTCCCACGAGATTTGCATCCATCATCATATTGGAAGCTGTTTGCCGCAGATACAGTCTGATGCCTGATAAGCTCAGAAGTGTAATTATTCTTTTGATATGACACAAAAGtataaatatactattttatATGACATGTGAGCTACATATTACCTGCAAATAAAGAGATATTGCTCTTTACAAGTACTTCTATCCAGGGGGTCACTCACAATGTACTCATATTTTTATGGAGAGGAACCTCTGATGATAAAAACAGGAATAAAAATTAACCTGacatattaaatttttttcttttgcactcTTAAAATGGGACTTATGATATGGCTAAGGTATATCTGTTTGTGTATTTTCCAACTTCAAAAAAATAAGTAATCAACAATTGTGTCTCATTGACCAAGATTACATGCACATCATTATGTCTATATTCTGGTTAAgccttcatttttaaaaagatttacgTGCATCAAAGCTATTGTAATCAGCATAatcttaaaaacaaagaaatgcaTGTTCTTTTCCTGCTATTCTGGAAATACTTGAAATGTTCTTGCCATTTATTATGATGCACTTTAGTAATTTAATCAGTTTGACTTTAATAAGTAGTTCTCActcatgtctttaaaaataatacacaagagTGCAATGAACTGCAAAATGTTGGTCATGacttttcttttaatgtttgtaaaatttaatttacaaaaaaaaatgtagtctCCTCCCTGCTCCAAGTTTCTTCAATAGCGGGTTTTGAACCAGCATTTCCGGGATAGGAGGCAGGTGCTCCAACgaggaggctaaatgctacagcctctagtgtcagtcgctagtgcgcctcttgaggccaggggagtgaggtttacacactgcacagctatctaccagctggctaccgttacactcacccccctaaacctcactcccatccgggtcatggcaccactgtaaccagtcctactCGATAGGCTCCAAACAGGtttcgaactggcgtctctggcatgggaggcgggcactctaacgaggaggctaaaggctacagcctctaatgtcagtcgctagtgtgcctcttgaggccaggggagtgaggtttacacactgcacagctacctaccagctggctactgttacacttgCCTTTACACAACTGTTTGTATCAAATAGTTTCCAGAAATAGCTTTGTTTGGACATAAATGAATGTGCAGTTATGATGGGTATTCTGAATAAGATATTTACATTAGAGATAGACCAATAATCAGTTTGACTGATatttttaactgatatttacacttttccacttAATCGGTTGTCGGTTCTTTTATATCGGGTTTACTGCTAAAGTTGGACACaaaagactttacattttaaatattaatgaagGGGCTTTGAACAAGTGTATATTGCAACTAAAACTAGTTGAATTAATAATTTGTAGACTGTGTGCaatgttagttttgtaaagcAGTTCACCAGAGTTTAGTGATAAAGGATTAAATTGTTAATGTGAACCAACAATTAAAAACTGACAATGCATATCGGTTAACagacacttaaacacaaaaataatcagtatAGTTTAAGTTGGTCATTAAAAACCAATATCGGTCGATCAATAATTCACATGACCCAAAATTGTGATTAATACAGGAAAATATCAGCTGTTTAATTCAGATTTCTAGAAACCAGAATATTACCGTAATCTGGTTATGGCAATCAGGTAAATGTGTTTGATGATGATTATCAGAATATGACCAAATTTTGAATAATATTGGAATattcttgtgcatgtaaatgcagtcAGTGTTCAACTTACCCATTCACACTCTGCATCAGTTTATTAGTTGCAGTGAGATCGCTGTCCCTCACCTCTTGAATGAGCACAATGTAATATCGTTGCACTACCTAACAAACACAATGCTGAGGTTAACAGAGGAGAGTGGGTAATTGTGATATGAGCAGCCCATGAGAGCCACTCACTTTGGTAATTATGTCAAGCAGAGTAGCATTTGATACTTTTGTGTCGCTGAAGGATTTGATGTTAAATGCTCCGATCAGCAAGGAGCTTCCAATGTGCACAGACATCAGGAGTAAACCAATTGCAGCAATAATCCTCATTCTAAATACAAAGAAatatgtactataaaaacatggaTTAGTCACTGACATTGAGCCAGCAATTAATCATAACTTAAGAGAAATATCAGCACAGGTTAATGCAATTGCAGAAATCCCATTTAATCATTGCAATTGTTAATGTTACTCCGATATAAGGATGCATTAGGAAACATTGTATTGTAAGAATTGTTCTATGCAAGAAAAGGTAGCTCTACCTGCTGTTGTGTTCTGCCTTTGCATGTGCCGTGAG
This portion of the Myxocyprinus asiaticus isolate MX2 ecotype Aquarium Trade chromosome 14, UBuf_Myxa_2, whole genome shotgun sequence genome encodes:
- the LOC127452047 gene encoding enoyl-CoA delta isomerase 1, mitochondrial-like isoform X1, coding for MSSVLRHAIKSTSSGFLSLLPGTCNHGKTFALPYFVSKNRFSSSTKIKVDLDSNNGVAVMHFQSPPVNSLSLGFLTEFAISLEKLELDRSCRGVIITSTQPKVFSAGLDILEMYQKNPEHCAEFWKAVQEMWLKLYGSNKVTIAAINGSSPAGGCLLAMCCDYRIMANNPHYSIGLNETQLGIVAPFWFKDTMTNTVGHRETEKGLQLGMLYNAPEALKIGLVDQLVPEDKVLSTATETMTKWLAIPDHARQISKSMMRKPTIDKLLANREADTKNFVNFITKDSIQKSIGLYLEMLKKRKS
- the LOC127452047 gene encoding enoyl-CoA delta isomerase 1, mitochondrial-like isoform X2, with translation MGKHLLCHTLYLKTDFHHLQKLKWTWTAIMSPPVNSLSLGFLTEFAISLEKLELDRSCRGVIITSTQPKVFSAGLDILEMYQKNPEHCAEFWKAVQEMWLKLYGSNKVTIAAINGSSPAGGCLLAMCCDYRIMANNPHYSIGLNETQLGIVAPFWFKDTMTNTVGHRETEKGLQLGMLYNAPEALKIGLVDQLVPEDKVLSTATETMTKWLAIPDHARQISKSMMRKPTIDKLLANREADTKNFVNFITKDSIQKSIGLYLEMLKKRKS